ccatgcaatagcaaGATAGTGGGGACTTTTATCTCTAGGCAagggcttttcttagcttgaatgaattaattcaTAATGAGAGAAGGCCTCCATTTATAGTTAGAAAAGCtattgcttcgactcgtctaaggtctcattagactcgtctaagatctaacaaaaatttaaaatttgggcgcgatcggataaaactgtttttTGATTGGTCAAAggccctgcttgactggtcgagggtgccaatatttagttgctggacttcgagtcgagtacccctcgactggttgaaggtccctcttcgactggtcgagaaaccaccagaaatatccgtttttggatttcaaacttggactggcTGAAGATtaacttagactggtcgagccacgacttagactagtcgaaccaaggccAAGACTATCGAACTTAAActtaaccaaagtataaaaacccatataagtttagcttttgaaagcacctaagtataAGGTCTTTCTAGAGTCTATTGTTCCTgagaagactggacattgaagtatAAAGCATGAATCTTCTTTTTGAATCTTCATTAAAGTAAAGTTGATCTCATACTTGAAGTGTAAACACTTGATCTTCTACGATAAGTGTAGTAAAACTTGAACTCATTTCAACTTGagctttccaacttcatgacttgtacttgaaggtgctttccatcttgattcacttgaaggtgaactttccgtcTTATAAGTTCTTTTGTCtcaccgaaatttgacaaacaatagTGTGATTAGTACTTAGAAAGCCTAATATGAAATTCATCGATTCGAAGATGAAATTCACAATATTAACATCTTTTATAGTGATTAACTACATGGGTTtaaagttttcaagtttgagttgagaagaATGTCGGGTAGcttaatcgaactaaaacttaatatttatagtaaaaacgaaaataaaataggCTTTTAGccatcgatctaatggaatctcgcaaattcgctaggttggttggataaatcagcttctcctaccctaaaatcatatcgACCTCGACTTGCTGCCTGTCCGTCTAACCTTAAAATAGTCGTATGTTACAAACgggaatgagttttttgacatatcatatatgattttggggtaagagaagctgatTGAACCAACCAACATagcagatttgcgagattccattagatcgatggccaaaaacccattttattttcatttttactataaatattaagttttaggtCGATTAGGCTACCCTGGCATTCTTttcaactcaaacttgaaaactttaAACCCATGTAATTAATTACTATAAAAGATGTTAATATTgtgaatttcatatttgtcttagtgaatttcatgttaggctcgttgaatttcacgttaggctagttgaatttcatgttaggctcgttaaatttcatgttaggctcgtttaatttcatgttaggctcgtagaatttcatattaggctcattaaatttcacgttaggctcgttgaaattgaccacaaagtgattgaaattgaccccGAAGTAAGTGAAATTGATCTCGACGTGAGTAAACTTAGCTGAGAAGTGAGTGAAGTTCattgcgaagtgagtgaacttgactgaggagtgaaattcaccgtgaagtgagtgaacttaatCGTGAAGTAAttgaaattcaccgcaaagtgagtgaacttaaccacgaagtgagtgaaattgaccgcgaagtgagtgaaattgaccgaaaagtgagtgaaattgattgcaaagtgagtgaacttgactgaaaagtgagtgaaattgaccgcgaagtcagtgaaattgaccgtgaagtgactgGAAtccaccgcgaagtgagtgaaattcactgcaaagtgagtaaaattgaccgcaaagtgattaaaattcaccgcgaagtgcgtgaagttcaccgcgaagtgagagaacttgaccacgaagtgagagaatttgaccgcgaagtgagcgaaattcactgtgaagtgagtaaacttgaccgcgaagtgagtgaaattgatcacgaagtgagtgaacttgaatgcgaagtgagtaaaattcaccacgaagtgagtgaacttgaccgcgaagtgagtgaaattcactgcgaagtgagtgaaattcactgcgaagtaagtgaacttgaccgcgaagtaagtaaaattgaccgagaagtgGGTGAACTTGActgagaagtgagtgaaattcatcgagcttcacatgaaattcatcgagcctaacttgaaattcaccgagcttcaaatgaaattcaccgagcttcATGAGAAATTGATGTTTAcgccattgaatttcatgttaggctcactcaatttcatggtcGGCTCGTTCAATTTAAGGttaggctcggtgaatttcatggtcggctcggtgaatttcaagttaggctcggggaatttcaagttaggctcgatGAATTTCATTGTAGGCTCGTTCAATGTCacgttaggctcggtcaatttcatatttggcttggtgaatttcaagttaggtcggtcaatttcaagttaggctcggtgaatttcacgTTAGGTTCGATGAATTTCATAGTAGGCTTGttcaatttcacgttaggcttTGTCAATTTTATGTTCGGTTCGgtaaatttcaagttaggcttagttaatttcaagttaggcttgatgaattttaagttaggcacggtgaatttcatgttaggctcgctgaattgaaattcatgtttgtctatagctatggttataattgGCAGCCATAGATTTCACCTGAGGCTTGCATCAACTTTCAAAAACTGCATTTCTAATAAAGCAAGGGTATTTTGGTATAGTAAAAATGCATCGTAGAAAAGTATAGAGTTTGGAGGGCAGAGAGAGGCCGGTAGCTATAAAGTATCATAATTTGGTAAAGTAAGTTTGGAGGATGGAGAGAGGACGGTAGCTTAAAAGTGAAGCATATAGTCGGAAAAAGCTCATTGAAGAGttcttgggggcacaaaagttcCGAATGAAGTAGATGTGTATGTTCGAAGGTCCCATTTTATCAACAGGTTCAAATAAACGTTCTCGTGGCCcctcggaagtttttaatggcgagcaTTCCATCACCACTttttactgtagtgtggtccacataagatttggatcttactattTCCTTCTAGCATAACTTAAAATTAGatgtcaaaacggatgaatggcgtggatgcaAGGTACATAACACtggccctacagtcagggatccactcaAGCCGCGTCCACGTACAGCACGTTGTGCCCCCACAGCCGCCAGGGGTGTTGGCAAACCGACCTGATCCTGTTCCGCGTTCCTACAAAATCCAATCGTCAGTCTTACACAAACACCTCAAAAAATTTAAGAGAGAGAAGATTCACCCGAACCTTTTCCTCCACCAAACCGCCAAAATCTATATAGAGAATGGGAGAAAATACAAAATCAGAAATCCTCACAACGTCCCCTAGGCTTGTCATCTGCATCGGTGACATCCATGGGTACATATCCAAGCTCCGAAACTTGTGGGCCCACCTCCAATCCACCATCCCCCCACCTTCTTTCCGGTCTGCCCTCATCATCTTCCTTGGCGACTACTGTGACCGCGGCCCCGACACCCGTGGTGTCCTCGACTTCCTCATCTCCCTCCCAGACCGATTCCCTGCTCAGTCCCACGTCTTCCTCTGCGGGAACCATGACCTCGCGTTTGCCGCCTTCGTCGGGGCACTTCCGACCCCGCCCGACGGGTCCCCGTTCTCCGCTACATGGCCGGAGTATGAAGTGAATGAGGAGAgggaggggtggtttaagggggACGGGTACGAGCGGATGCATGTGCAAGGGAGGAGATGGGGTGGGTCGATCAAGGCCAGTTTTAATGAGAAGAAGGGGATTGAGTATAAGGGCTCGATCTATGATGCAGGTCCTACCTTTGAGTCCTATGGCGTCCCGCATGGATCGGCAGGTGGTTTTTTCCCCCTatttgacctctctctctctctctctctctctctctctctttgttgttGTCAATTTGGGTTCTTCATTGATGATTTATCTGCTCTTTCTTCTTTAGTGTAATACTTACAAATTTTGGATTATGGGAAAATTTGGCAAGGCTATTATTTATGATTCCACAAAAAGAAAATATGGAAGAATCAAGAAAACTAAGGTGCAatttggtaaactgaaaaataaggtctgaaaattaatttaaatgcTGAAAACTTGAAGTACTAAATTTTAGTACTTATAAGCACTGAAAAATCTATTTGGTAAATTGTCTGAAAAAAGTCCTGATATCTGAAATTAAgcacttaaaaaaaataaaaataaaaatctgtttGGCAAACACAAACCATAAATGTCTGAAAATTGGTAGTTTGTCATATTTGCCCTTATCGTATCAATTTCTATCTTTTTAGAGAATGGGACAAAATATGTTATTGTCATGCCACCAAATTTGGCACACCTATGCCCAATTCATATACATCTCTCAAACATGATCTTTCAATTGATAGACTATGTACTATATTCTTCTTAATAGAATAATCATAACCATTTGATTAGTGTCCTTGAATTGGACAATTAAGCATCTCATATTTAACTGATAAAGGCTGAtttaaaggttaggatcatctactatttatttatttattattgttatttttccatgatccatccatagtGGCCCCCATGTTGACAGCATTGTTGATCATGAAACCAAGGGCCCACCAGTACAAAGAAAACCCGAGATATGAACCATACTTAGGTGGagcatcaaattttttttttaaaattattttatttttaattttatttttaaagataacgAGAGAAATAcattaaagaagaaagaaggaaaaacaaaaggCTGCTGAGATAACAGAACCACTAACAAGATAAAAATAAGAGGTCAAGACTAGAAAGACCGTCAACTAAAACAGACCACTCCACAACCAGACGAAACACCCTCTCCCAAACAGCATAGACCGAAGAACTGTTATCGTTGAAACACCTgttattcctttcttcccaagtAGACCACCAAATAGCAAGAAGCATCATGCGCCACACCCGAGATTGGGTTTTACCGAACTTAAACCCATGCCAAAATGGCAAGAGCGCAGACGGAGATTGCAGAAGACAAGTAGAGACCTTGAATTTTCTGAATGCGATCGACCATAAATTGGAGATAAATTGGCAATGCATGAGGAGATGTTCGACCGTTTCTTCCGCCTTCATGCAACAAAGACAGACATTAACAATTTGCATGCCTCACTTCCTTAAATTATCAACAATAAGGATCCGTTTTCTCCCAACCAACCGGGCGAAGCAGATGAATTTTGGAGGGGCCGGGTACACTTCCAAATGAATTGAGCGGAGCACTCCGAAAGGGATGGAGGCGAGCAAAGAAGAGAGTGGAGAGATCTGACTGAGAAGGACCTGGACTTTTCCAAGAGCTAGATCGGCCTATCCTGATCCACAATATTCGGAATCATTTGATAAAGACGATCGAGGAGGTTCACATATTCGTCAACTTCCCAATCGTGAAGATTACGAGTACAATCAACGGACCATACAATACCAGAAGGATGGAATTCATAACAACGAGCAACAGGGATGGACATATCAGAACTAAGCCGATAGATATTCGGGAAAAGGGATTTAAGAGGAACGTTGCCCATCCACTTATCGTACCAGAAAATTTTGAGAGTGCCATCGCCAAGCCGAAAACCAGTGTTAGCAATGACTTCCTTTCTAGCTCTTAGGATCCCTTTCCAAACAGAGGAGGCTCTATAGGATGTAGATTCCTTTGTCCACCAGTTACCTAGAGATTTGCCGTATTTTCCTTTGATAATAGCGTTCCAGAGGGCATTGTTATCTAAGGCCAATCTCCAAGACCATTTACCAAGAAGCGCCCGATTCATGTATTTCAAATTTCTGATACTAGCGCCTCCCTCCCGAAAATGTTTGCAGACGTGATGCCAGTCCAGGAGAtggaatttcttttgggaatcTTTACCAGACCAGAGGAAATCGCGACGAAGTTTGTCGATCCGTTGGAGAACTGAGGAAGGGCATCGGAAAAGAGACATGAAATAAACTGGTAAATTGGATAGAGCTGATTTGATAAGCGTTAATCGACCCCCCATGGAGAGATAATGACATTTCCATCTGGCTAGGAGCTTCTGAAATCTGTTAACCACTTTGTCCCACATAGAATTGGGGGGGGGATGACCAATGCATAGAGGGAGGCCGACAAAAGTGGAAGGAAAATGGGCAGCCGCACAACCCATGCGGATAGCGAGATAGGATAGATCTTTGTCCGAGATGTTAACGCCATAGATTTTGGACTTCGACATGTTGATTTTCATACCAGAAATTGCCTCAAAACAGATAGGCGAATCATGAAGATTGTCGATATATGTGGGGGCCGCTTCCGAGAATATTAATGTGTCATCAGCGAACTGGATGTGAGAAATAGGGGTAGGGATTCCTGGCATAGAAATGCCTTTGAGGATACCGACTTGTTGCCCGCGAGCAAGCATCTGAGAGGGCTTCACCTACAAGAAGGAATAAAAGCGGAGAAAGAGGGTCGCCTTGCCTGATGCCTCTCGAACTTTTGAAAAAGCCATGTGGGGAACCATTGACTAAAACAGAGAAGTGAGCGGATCCAATGCATGCCTTGATCCATCGACGCCATGTAGTCCTGAAGCCCATGCGCCCCATGAGGTAATGGAGGAAGTCCCAGTCAACGTGGTCATATGCCTTCTCGATATCCAGCTTACAGAAAATGACTTTGGATCCGGATTTGTAACAGGAATGAAGACACTCGTTTGCGATCAGCGCGCAGTCAGTTATCTGTCTACCCCTGATGAATGCATGTTGAGAGTTGGAAATAATCTTTTCAATCACCGAAGATAGACGGAGAGACGGGACTTCTGCTAGGATTTTGTAGGGGCCCCCGATGAGGCTAATTGGCCGAAAATCAGCGAAAGAATTAGCACCAGCTATCTTAGGGATTAACGCAATGAAAAAGGCACCAAGACCTTTCGATAATCTGCCCTTGAGATAAAATTCGTGGAAAAAATCCATCATATCATGATGGAGAAGATCCCAAAAGGATTGAAAGAACGCCATGGGGAAGCCATCAGGACCTGGGGATTTATCACCACCCATGGAGCGCAAAGCCAATTTCACCTCTTCTTCAGAAAAAGGACCTTCAAGAATAGCAGCATCATGATCATCGAGAGATTTGAAGTCAAGGCCATCGAGATTAGGCCTGTTCTAGCAATCAGCAGATAGGTCCTTAAAATGTTTGACCGCGTGATCCAAGATTTCCTTTCTGTCTTCAGATTAGACACCATCGATAGAGATGGAGAGAATGGCGTTTGCACGGGATCGCATATTCGCAATGGTGTGAAAAAACTGTGTTTCTGTCGCCTTGAGAGATCCATCTAGCCCTGGATTTGATTTTCCAAGAAATTTCTTCTTCGAGAGCTTTATTAGAAATGGACTGAATGATTTGAATACGTCTATTTAAGATTTCAGCCGTTAAAGGGCCACCCTCTGCGTCAGAATCAATGCTCTGTAATTCCTAGAGAAGAACTTCCATTTCAGCCTCGTGATTGCGCATTTCTACCTCTCTCCACACTTTAATCTTGTCTTTC
This region of Magnolia sinica isolate HGM2019 chromosome 1, MsV1, whole genome shotgun sequence genomic DNA includes:
- the LOC131251254 gene encoding tyrosine-protein phosphatase RLPH2-like isoform X2; its protein translation is MGENTKSEILTTSPRLVICIGDIHGYISKLRNLWAHLQSTIPPPSFRSALIIFLGDYCDRGPDTRGVLDFLISLPDRFPAQSHVFLCGNHDLAFAAFVGALPTPPDGSPFSATWPEYEVNEEREGWFKGDGYERMHVQGRRWGGSIKASFNEKKGIEYKGSIYDAGPTFESYGVPHGSAGLEKTKGVEEQLKLLKARDTSLPKVEALSGRQNVWEIPKELSEKPTIVVSGHHGKLHIDGLRLIIDESGGLAQLPVAAIVLPQKCIVRDTGSITGRN
- the LOC131251254 gene encoding tyrosine-protein phosphatase RLPH2-like isoform X1; translation: MGENTKSEILTTSPRLVICIGDIHGYISKLRNLWAHLQSTIPPPSFRSALIIFLGDYCDRGPDTRGVLDFLISLPDRFPAQSHVFLCGNHDLAFAAFVGALPTPPDGSPFSATWPEYEVNEEREGWFKGDGYERMHVQGRRWGGSIKASFNEKKGIEYKGSIYDAGPTFESYGVPHGSADLAKAVPEEHKKFLADLVWVHEEENVWIESSEGMRCCKLIAVHAGLEKTKGVEEQLKLLKARDTSLPKVEALSGRQNVWEIPKELSEKPTIVVSGHHGKLHIDGLRLIIDESGGLAQLPVAAIVLPQKCIVRDTGSITGRN